One window of Dysidea avara chromosome 11, odDysAvar1.4, whole genome shotgun sequence genomic DNA carries:
- the LOC136238940 gene encoding uncharacterized protein isoform X1 — MMADVNSVFTSLDTIRTSKEASEVKPRLKDLHNLITPLHAVRWREIGNHLGLQSGLLDIIDYDQQHKAEDCCNMVWEHWLDMDSNACWKKVLDAIDVILLPKRTLGSNTASYKHDISPEATNILQHLYKTDRYKTTEDDWPPYQPEHYASVALIHHKDKLATTKTVISVGIKMHGGEIASQNTFSAKQPQVASKQGASDANDYFKICHTTKDISEIFTPLVNSGEAPNMVLIEGAPGIGKTILSKEIAFRWANSELLIHKKVLVLMFLRDPNIQKISSFSDLAKFIACSHAHNQMVDSLTNYFENSAGEGMTIIFDGYDELPKELRQHSFVADLINRKYLPLCGLVITSRPTASAHLHKIVERRVEILGFAEEDRKEFIYHSLQDNQADVEKVLKYLENNPFINSLCYIPLNMTILICLFKEFIEVDGSGLPKNQTEMNNQFACMTVSRCIRKEGGSILSTDSLSRLPQPYKKQILQLSKLAFMFLRIDKIVFSLSDIKSECPKLLSAVENYNGLGLVKAVQYFNTAKNCEEISFNFLHFSLQEFLAAYYIASSSNSTQVHMLEEYFWDSRYLNTWIMYAGLTGGNSLVLKHFLSGNRFMWFSRLFGVQQLAHDMINDKIKCLHLFQCFLEAGNDIMCHKVGNFLHNNIIDLSKQPLLLKDLITLSFFLTRSSTKIWKILNLSNCFIGDSNFQTFVQLILETHPNALHIEIVNITNNFLTVDSLPAIHSLIHCLRIDKIILFENDIPNTIIAECFFRNGLMTTAPLFIINSEECVINPEQKVLPSKTNLEIYLSGCCLKEQIIKGFNSACKIYLWNTRFEIGMIRSVLDMRASLKISLIETELQDENINNLAQGLQIINSQFCATDDIDYILASERKLIVYKANYLHIFPSVILPQLSSIQLTFCEITAEIIDHFGKILVNSTKQWELVELIQCNINDEYWMELVHHLSCSTTKVYIKQLNLSNNHLTSSVIPGFLKLLQCCIIEQLNLSQNLISDVVLNEAIYSKILTDGDLANFNCKIPLIVTKNFPALNNEIDHCSVIYAINCQINKRIGKMFETQRVINRIVLFNNNIGESDIDIIESLIHSKYCVKMIMFEVGLQDVVAANVTKTLHQLQHDNYLFEAEYFIASETMLIASRITEKQFIKFAWQQNLMALFKVMPTQYKNNSGYLENVVFNKCNLYNMQLENIFDCILKDKGKIYLKVLDLSQSYLTITSLGSIVRVLRYCALDQLIISGMSNHMLCDAITSSILMELNLLNFDLRIPLIIINSEEHIQDATQQNLSITENIFVVNCEYNENIYSVFERILNCHNHQVSFRLFLINNSLQLCDADAITSTVLAASQVHISLFAFGVSDAVGINFMNKLKCTHNLAQNCISNSGILSNIDLTVISSTMLISRRDTQDDFIASGQKVHMSNQAFTSSYLNSLATLMQEESLKHLETIDISGCNISDEWFKAFCYTIVSNRLKKLDLSNNKLTNASATTIIKLLRSCVVEILIISYNFIKDEQLCFVIYSHILEGVLQLKNFAVSCPLVIINSKENLTNENHDMISSSLNYAYAFFVGCKFNESVKHIFKTILESQAELYRLILMDNNLQLKDVEMLLSIFNKWSPLEVYILEYGMKEDTASRLAKEIQKFLGDTDQVDKITKKIMYILHSKTQLLSNDAPTSLIVSALTSNSSIITLQVSSKSKRKVQVKRILPVILSSSKKWNMIDFSFCNIEERDFKVLSVICREYVQTKVSYMNMKRSMQVTQVNTLNFSHNYTSTSAFMYISQIASILRVQNMIISVKTPIPITTLCLKFLITAQSRDETELTNLHMVNGNDILVASCDSCIADMIYQKLASATTRTNCSVNSWKLSCAKSLEDQKLVTSVSLVDNNFDAHTLLHCIMAFSSPTVDMFVQEQNFKHENQIIDLKFHYSIKSCDEEFSTRQYSTVEKSLHSIMFQLPNSNRKQTNTFTGNMPMEFILNLANDKSISTQLRQFVISNTDISNKLACEIAKIISDNPKVEYIELSNNNLQEDGFMKIAKSFKVLKHLQSLNLNYNKISANVVEILSYIIENAKLCQLNMSHCNLGDHEMLTIVKSLDNTNTISLANIDFCSSTITDVAACFLSSALSNSPSLTHLNLSGCNLQEKGTELILSVLKLGSSIKRLDLNFNVISHNAASHIAQFKNVVEHLGLSNCKLQYSELHLLAKAFDGTLKSLSYNYICISDVIAKGIATLLMSSECFEHLELSHCAITEHSFATIMKALSQQEHLNYLDMRSTTFHIREIAYFTGILWFNSKLEYLDLSNCSLKQEFLIKICEVLAEHFLLKHFNLSHNKLTDECTVNINEVVISNLQLQHLSLHHNALTFNGVQNIVTTVIRTYDLRECICLQLSDNLLHSEEITYIKALMPKNGTVQLYL, encoded by the coding sequence CTTCTGAAGTTAAACCTAGATTAAAGGATTTGCATAATCTTATTACCCCACTACATGCTGTGCGGTGGAGAGAAATTGGAAATCATCTGGGATTGCAAAGTGGACTACTGGACATAATAGATTATGATCAGCAACACAAAGCTGAGGATTGTTGTAATATGGTTTGGGAACACTGGCTTGATATGGATAGTAATGCTTGTTGGAAGAAGGTGCTTGATGccattgatgttatactgttgccTAAACGAACACTGGGATCTAATACTGCTTCCTATAAACATGATATTTCACCTGAAGCAACAAATATTTTGCAGCATTTATATAAGACAGACAGATATAAAACTACTGAAGATGACTGGCCACCTTACCAACCAGAACATTATGCTAGTGTTGCACTTATACATCACAAAGATAAGcttgctacaacaaaaactgtaATTTCAGTAGGAATAAAGATGCATGGAGGTGAGATTGCCAGCCAGAACACTTTCAGCGCTAAGCAGCCACAGGTTGCATCAAAACAAGGAGCTTCTGACGCAAATGATTACTTCAAAATATGCCACACAACTAAAGATATATCAGAGATATTTACTCCTTTAGTAAATTCAGGTGAAGCTCCGAATATGGTACTAATTGAAGGAGCTCCTGGAATTGGAAAAACTATTTTATCAAAGGAAATCGCTTTTCGGTGGGCTAATAGTGAACTACTCATTCATAAGAAGGTGTTGGTTTTAATGTTCCTGCGTGATCCAAATATTCAAAAAATTTCTTCTTTTTCAGATCTTGCAAAATTTATTGCCTGCTCACATGCACATAATCAAATGGTGGACTCTCttacaaattattttgaaaACTCAGCTGGTGAAGGCATGACAATAATATTTGATGGGTATGATGAACTTCCCAAAGAGCTAAGACAACATTCCTTTGTTGCTGACCTAATCAATCGAAAATATTTACCTCTGTGTGGCCTTGTAATCACATCTCGTCCCACTGCTTCAGCACACCTTCACAAAATAGTTGAACGCAGAGTAGAAATTTTAGGGTTTGCAGAAGAAGATAGAAAAGAGTTCATCTATCACAGCTTACAGGACAACCAAGCTGATGTAGAAAAAGTCTTAAAGTATTTGGAAAACAATCCCTTTATCAATAGTCTTTGCTACATACCATTAAACATGACCATCCTGATTTGCCTTTTTAAAGAATTTATAGAAGTTGATGGCTCTGGTCTACCTAAAAATCAAACAGAAATGAATAACCAGTTTGCTTGTATGACTGTATCTAGGTGTATAAGGAAGGAAGGAGGCTCCATCCTCAGCACAGATTCATTATCCAGACTGCCACAGCCATATAAgaaacaaatactgcagttATCAAAGCTTGCTTTTATGTTCCTTAGAATAGACAAAATTGTTTTCAGCTTATCAGATATTAAGTCAGAATGTCCTAAGTTGTTGTCAGCAGTAGAGAATTACAATGGTTTAGGATTAGTAAAAGCTGTGCAATACTTTAACACTGCTAAAAATTGTGAAGAAATATCCTTCAATTTCTTGCATTTTTCGTTGCAAGAGTTTTTGGCTGCCTATTACATTGCTTCATCATCTAACAGCACACAAGTCCATATGCTTGAAGAATACTTCTGGGATAGCCGGTATCTCAATACTTGGATTATGTATGCAGGGTTAACTGGAGGTAATTCTCTAGTACTTAAACATTTCTTATCTGGAAACCGCTTTATGTGGTTTAGCAGGCTCTTTGGAGTACAGCAACTAGCACATGATATGATCAATGATAAAATTAAATGCCttcacttgtttcagtgctttttagaAGCTGGCAATGACATAATGTGTCACAAAGTTGGAAATTTCCTGCACAACAATATCATTGACCTTAGCAAACAACCATTGTTGCTGAAAGATCTAATAACATTAAGTTTTTTTCTGACAAGGTCATCTACAAAAATCTGGAAAATTTTAAATCTGTCAAACTGTTTCATTGGTGACtctaattttcaaacatttgtTCAGCTAATTTTGGAAACTCATCCTAATGCACTGCACATTGAAATTGTAAATATCACTAATAATTTCTTGACAGTGGATTCATTACCCGCAATCCACAGTTTAATTCATTGCTTAAGAATTGATAAAATAATACTGTTTGAAAATGACATTCCTAATACTATTATTGCTGAATGTTTCTTTAGGAATGGTTTAATGACAACTGCTCCACTTTTTATTATAAACAGCGAAGAGTGTGTCATCAATCCAGAGCAAAAAGTTTTACCTTCAAAAACAAACCTTGAAATCTACTTAAGCGGTTGTTGCTTAAAGGAACAGATTATAAAGGGATTCAATTCTGCATGCAAAATTTATCTTTGGAATACTAGATTTGAGATAGGGATGATTAGGTCAGTCCTGGACATGCGTGCTTCATTGAAGATCAGTCTGATTGAAACAGAATTGCAAGATGAAAATATCAACAATTTAGCTCAAGGGCTTCAGATTATCAATTCACAGTTTTGTGCTACCGATGACATTGATTATATTTTAGCATCCGAAAGAAAGTTGATTGTGTATAAAGCAAATTACTTGCATATATTTCCATCAGTTATTTTGCCACAGCTTTCAAGTATACAATTAACATTCTGTGAAATTACAGCCGAAATAATAGATCACTTTGGAAAGATTCTTGTTAATAGTACTAAGCAATGGGAGTTAGTTGAGTTGATACAATGCAACATTAATGATGAATATTGGATGGAATTGGTTCATCATCTATCTTGCAGCACTACTAAAGTGTACATTAAACAACTTAACCTTTCTAACAATCATCTAACTTCATCTGTAATACCTGGATTTCTGAAGTTACTACAGTGTTGTATCATTGAACAACTAAATTTATCTCAAAATTTGATATCAGATGTAGTCTTAAATGAAGCCATTTATTCTAAAATTCTCACTGATGGAGATTTAGCAAACTTTAATTGTAAAATTCCGCTAATAGTAACTAAAAATTTTCCAGCTTTAAACAATGAAATAGATCATTGCTCAGTAATTTATGCAATCAATTGCCAAATAAATAAAAGAATCGGTAAAATGTTTGAAACACAGCGTGTGATAAACAGGATTGTTCTTTTTAACAATAACATAGGAGAAAGTGATATTGACATTATCGAATCACTCATACATTCAAAGTATTGTGTAAAAATGATAATGTTTGAGGTTGGGTTGCAAGATGTTGTGGCTgcaaatgttacaaaaacactGCATCAGTTACAGCATGACAATTACTTGTTTGAAGCAGAATACTTTATTGCATCAGAAACAATGCTAATCGCTTCAAGAATCACCGAAAAGCAGTTCATTAAATTTGCATGGCAGCAAAACTTGATGGCTTTATTCAAAGTAATGCCAACACAATATAAAAACAATAGTGGATATTTAGAGAATGTTGTTTTTAACAAATGCAACCTTTACAATATGCAACTTGAAAATATCTTTGATTGTATTCTTAAAGATAAGGGGAAGATATATTTAAAAGTACTTGATTTATCTCAAAGCTATTTGACAATAACTTCCCTTGGTAGCATAGTTAGAGTGCTCAGATATTGTGCTCTTGATCAACTGATAATATCCGGTATGTCAAACCATATGCTTTGTGATGCCATTACTAGTAGTATACTCATGGAGCTGAATTTACTGAACTTTGACTTAAGAATTCCATTGATCATTATTAATAGTGAGGAGCATATACAAGATGCAACACAGCAGAATCTAAGTATTactgaaaatatttttgtagtaaATTGCGAATACAATGAAAATATTTACAGTgtttttgaaagaattttaaaTTGCCATAACCATCAAGTCTCATTCAGATTGTTTTTAATAAACAACAGTTTACAACTCTGTGATGCAGATGCAATCACTTCTACTGTACTAGCAGCTTCTCAAGTACACATAAGTCTGTTTGCATTTGGTGTATCAGATGCAGTAGGAATAAACTTTATGAACAAGCTAAAATGTACTCATAACTTAGCACAAAATTGCATAAGCAACAGTGGAATTTTATCAAATATAGATCTTACAGTAATATCATCAACAATGTTAATAAGTCGGAGAGACACACAAGATGATTTCATTGCTTCAGGACAAAAGGTACAcatgtcaaatcaagcatttacTTCTTCATATTTAAATTCATTGGCTACACTAATGCAAGAGGAGAGTTTAAAGCACTTGGAGACTATTGACATATCTGGATGTAACATTAGTGATGAATGGTTCAAAGCATTTTGTTATACAATTGTTAGTAATAGATTGAAAAAGTTAGATCTTTCTAATAATAAATTGACCAATGCTAGCGCAACCACCATTATAAAGCTACTCAGATCTTGCGTAGTTGAAATCCTTATCATTTCTTACAACTTCATAAAAGATGAACAATTGTGTTTTGTCATTTATTCACACATCTTAGAAGGTGTCCTACAGTTAAAGAACTTTGCAGTTAGCTGTCCACTAGTTATTATCAACAGCAAAGAAAACCTCACAAATGAAAACCATGACATGATTTCAAGCTCCTTAAATTATGCATATGCTTTCTTCGTAGGCTGTAAATTTAATGAAAGTGTGAAACatatttttaaaactattttaGAAAGTCAAGCAGAGTTATACAGGTTAATTCTTATGGACAATAATCTGCAACTAAAGGATGTTGAAATGCTTTTATCCATCTTTAACAAGTGGTCACCCTTAGAGGTCTACATTCTTGAATATGGAATGAAAGAAGATACTGCATCAAGACTTGCTAAAGAAATACAAAAGTTTTTAGGGGACACAGATCAGGTTGATAAGATCACCAAGAAaattatgtacattttacatTCTAAAACTCAGTTGCTATCTAACGATGCTCCTACATCATTAATTGTTTCTGCATTGACAAGTAATTCATCAATAATAACTTTACAGGTAAGTAGCAAAAGTAAAAGGAAAGTTCAAGTTAAAAGAATATTACCAGTAATATTAAGTTCATCTAAGAAGTGGAACATGATTGACTTCTCATTTTGTAATATTGAAGAAAGAGACTTTAAAGTATTGTCAGTTATTTGTAGGGAGTATGTTCAAACAAAGGTAAGTTACATGAATATGAAACGCTCAATGCAAGTTACTCAAGTAAATACCCTTAACTTTTCCCACAATTACACATCTACTTCTGCATTTATGTACATTTCACAGATTGCTTCAATCCTCCGAGTACAAAATATGATAATATCTGTTAAAACACCAATTCCAATAACAACCTTGTGCCTTAAATTTTTAATCACAGCACAAAGCAGGGATGAAACTGAGTTAACCAACCTTCATATGGTGAATGGTAATGATATTCTTGTTGCCTCTTGTGACTCTTGTATTGCTGACATGATATATCAGAAGCTTGCTTCAGCAACAACTAGGACCAACTGTTCAGTGAATAGCTGGAAATTGTCATGTGCAAAGAGTTTAGAAGATCAAAAGCTTGTAACTTCAGTATCATTGGTCGATAATAACTTTGATGCTCATACTTTACTGCATTGTATTATGGCTTTCAGCTCACCTACTGTGGACATGTTTGTGCAAGAACAAAACTTTAAGCATGAAAACCAAATAATTGACTTAAAATTCCACTACTCTATCAAGAGTTGTGATGAAGAATTCTCTACTCGCCAATACAGTACAGTTGAAAAATCCTTGCATTCAATAATGTTTCAACTACCAAACAGTAACAGAAAACAGACCAACACATTTACAGGAAATATGCCAATGGAGTTCATTTTGAATTTGGCCAATGATAAATCCATTAGTACACAATTGAGACAGTTTGTTATTTCAAATACTGACATATCCAACAAGCTAGCATGTGAAATTGCTAAAATTATCAGTGATAATCCTAAGGTTGAATACATTGAACTTAGCAATAATAATCTTCAGGAAGACGGATTTATGAAAATTGCAAAATCTTTTAAAGTGCTTAAACATCTGCAGTCTTTAAATCTAAATTACAACAAAATCTCTGCTAATGTAGTGGAAATCTTGTCATACATTATAGAAAACGCAAAATTATGCCAACTCAATATGTCTCATTGTAATTTAGGAGATCATGAAATGCTCACTATAGTGAAGTCATTAGATAATACTAATACTATATCACTAGCAAATATTGATTTCTGCTCCAGTACCATCACCGATGTAGCAGCTTGTTTCTTATCATCGGCATTGTCAAACAGCCCCTCATTAACACATTTAAACTTATCAGGTTGTAATTTACAAGAAAAGGGCACTGAATTAATTTTATCTGTACTGAAATTGGGTTCTTCTATCAAGAGGCTGGATTTAAATTTCAATGTGATATCCCACAATGCTGCTTCTCATATAGCTCAGTTTAAAAATGTAGTAGAACATCTGGGATTGTCTAACTGCAAGTTACAGTATTCAGAACTCCATTTATTGGCAAAAGCTTTTGATGGCACCTTAAAGTCACTTTCTTATAACTATATTTGCATTAGTGATGTTATTGCTAAAGGTATTGCTACACTTTTAATGAGCAGTGAATGCTTTGAACATTTAGAATTGTCACATTGTGCGATAACAGAGCACAGCTTTGCCACAATAATGAAAGCACTTTCTCAACAAGAGCATTTAAATTACTTAGACATGAGAAGCACGACCTTTCACATTCGAGAAATAGCTTACTTTACTGGGATATTATGGTTTAACAGTAAATTAGAATATCTGGATCTTTCAAACTGTTCTTTGAAACAAGAATTTTTGATCAAAATATGTGAAGTATTGGCAGAGCATTTTTTACTAAAGCACTTTAATTTGAGTCATAATAAGCTGACAGATGAGTGTACGGTTAACATTAATGAGGTAGTTATTAGTAATTTGCAGTTACAACATTTATCACTGCACCATAATGCTCTGACATTTAATGGTGTACAAAATATTGTCACGACTGTGATTAGAACTTATGATTTGAGAGAGTGCATTTGTCTACAGCTCAGTGATAATCTACTTCATTCTGAAGAAATCACATACATTAAAGCATTAATGCCAAAAAATGGaacagttcagctatatttgTAG